Genomic window (Polaribacter batillariae):
GTGGAAGTGGAAAAACAACGCTAATGAAATTGCTATTAAAGTTCTATGAACCCAATTCTGGAGAAATTGAAATAGGCAATTATAATCTAAAATCTATTTCACAAAAAACTTGGAGAAATGAATGTGGTGTTGTAATGCAAGAAGGTTATATTTTTAGTGATACCATTGCGAATAATATTGCAGTTGGTGAAGATTATGTAGATAAGAAAAAATTAGCACACGCTGTTGATGTTGCCAATATTCAAGAATTTATTGAGAGTTTGCCACTTTCTTATAATACTAAAATTGGTATGGAGGGTGTTGGTTTAAGTACAGGGCAAAAACAACGTTTATTGATTGCAAGAGCTGTTTATAAGAATCCTAATTATTTATTTTTTGATGAAGCTACCAGTACTTTAGATGCAAATAACGAAAAAGTAATTATGGAAAAACTACATACTTTTTTTGAAAATAAAACGGTTTTAGTGATTGCACATAGATTAAGTACTGTAAAAAATGCGCATCAAATTGTAGTCTTAGATAAAGGGAAAATAGTAGAAGTCGGTAACCATAAATCACTAATTGAGAAAAAAGGAAATTATTATCATTTAGTAAAAAATCAGCTAGAATTAGGGAAGTAAAATGTCAAACAAAATTAAAGATATAGAATTAAGAAGTGAAGAGGTGCAAGAAATTCTAACAAGAACTCCTGTTTGGATGATTCGTTGGGGAAACACACTTTTTCTTCTATTAATTGTAATACTTTTGCTTTTATCTTGGTTTGTAAAATATCCAGATATTGTTTCTTCTGAAGCTATTATAACCACCATAATACCTCCTCAAAAAGAATTTGCTAGAGCTACAGGTAAAATTGATACTTTATTTGTAAAAAATGCTGAAAATGTATTAGATGGAAAGCCTTTAGCAATTATAGAAAATACTGCTAATTACAAAGATGTATTCTTATTAAAATCAATAACAGATACAATTACTATTTCAAAAGATGCCTTTAATTTTCCAATTAATAAGTTGCCTATATTATTTTTGGGAGATATTGAGACTAGTTTTGATCTATTTGAAATTAATTACATTCAATACACTTTAAATAAAAAGTTAAATCCGTTTTCTTATGAGACTATTGCAAATAAAAACTCTATTGCAGAACTAAAAAGAAGGTTAGTTAATTTACAATCTCAAAAATTATTAAATAAAAAAGAGTTAGAGTTTAATCAAAAAGATTTAAAAAGAAGTAAATCATTGTTTGATAAGGGGGTAATTTCTGAAAAAGAATTTGAAACCAAACAACTAGAATTTTTACAATCAGAGAGAAATTATAAAAATATGGCTTCCTCTATTTCTCAATTAAGAGAAGCTATTTCTAATACCAATAAAACCTCTAAAGGAACAGAAATTTCTCAAATTAGAGAAGAAATGACATTATTTAAAAATGTTATTCAATCCTTTAACCAATTAAAAAAATCTATTAAAGATTGGGAAATGTTATATGTGTTAAGTTCTAAAATGGAAGGCAAGGTTTCATTTTTAAATTATTGGAGTCAAAATCAAACAGTAAATCAAGGAGATTTAGTTTTTACAATAATTCCAAAAGAGAACTCTTCTTTTATTTCTAAATTGAAAACTCCTGCACAAAATTTGGGTAAAGTTAAAATAGGGCAAACAGTAAACATTAAACTCCAAAACTATCCTGATTATGAATTTGGAGTTTTAACAGGAAAAGTAAATCATATATCTGAAATTTCAGATAAAGAAGGCTTTTATACCATTGATGTTTCTTTGCCTAAAAAATTAATTACTTCGTACAAGAAAGAAATAGAATTCAAACAAGAAATGCGAGGAACTGCTGAAATTATTACAGAAGATTTACGTTTAATACAACGTTTCTTTTATCAATTTAATAAAATGGTAGATAGGTAGTTAGTTTAAAAAAGCACCACAAACTTATAGAATAACAATGCCCAGCCAGCCACTAAAAACAAACCTCCTAAAGGAGTAATTGGCCCTAAAAAGCGTAGTTTTTTGTTGTTTGCAGAAGAAATTACCAATCCATAAATAGAAAAAGAGAACAAAATAACACCAATTACAAATGCATTAATAATGTAACTGTCAATTGGAGTTTCCGAGTTTAATTGAAATCCCAAAATTAGTAACACAATTGCGTGATACATTTGATATTTTACACCCGTTTCAAAACTTTGTAACTGATCTATAGTTAGTTTTTTCTTTAATAAATGTGCGCCAAAAGCGCCTAAAATAATTGCTAAGCATCCAAAAAATGCTCCAAAAAGTAAAGCTTGCTGACTCATATTTTTCTAAAAATCGAAACCTAAATTAAACGTTATTCTTACTCCATCATTGCTATTAAAGGCACCAATACTAGTAGTTAACATATTGGCAGCATTTAAGAAAATTCCACCTCCATAAGAAGTATTTGGTGTTGGAGATTTTAATGGAACAACTATAGTGTTGTTTGGCACACCCCATACTTTTCCGTAATCGAAACCACCATAAATACCTATATTAACAGGAAGAATAGCAGTTCTTAAATTGCTAATGTTGTAACGAATGTCTGTGGTATGATAAAATGCATTTTTTCCTGTAAAACGTTCGTTTCTATAACCACGTAAACCTTCATTTCCTCCAATAGTAGCAGCTTGGTAAAATTCAAAATCATTTCCAAAATTAAAATGCCCATCTACTTTAGAAGCTAACACTAATTTTCCATTAGGTATTAATTTATGAGTAACTCCTAAAGATGTGGTGGCATAAGAAAAATTACGCTTGCTATTTAAACTTCTTGTATGCCCCAGTAAAGCATTAAATTCCATACCCAAAGTTGGAAAAGCAGAATTATCTGAATGTTGATAATAATAACTTGCTTCTGTATTCAAGAAATTTTGAGCTTTAAAAATTCTGTTGGTTGCCAAATATTGTGTTTCTAAAAAACGCCCAGGAGTTCTCTCTACATCAAAATTTTGAAAATTAGCCGCTAACTTAATTTCAGCACCTAAATCTCCTCGATATTTTAAAAAAGACCCTGCTTGAAGTTTTCTAATTTTAACTCGGTTGTAATTTCTATTTTCGAAATCGTCTGCCTCTGGATTGTAAGAATTATTACCATACCCGAAGAAGTTTTTAGCATAATTAGGGCTATTAAATTCTAGATTAAAACCTAAATTTAAGCGGTCTAAAATATTGGCATACTCTCCATTGTATTTTAATTCGTAGCCTTTTGTGGCAAAGAAATAATACGCTTCTATAATGTGTTTTCTTGTAAATGGATTTCTCTCGAAACTATTTACCAAAAGCGTGTTTTTTAAACCAACTTTAACACCATCATCTGGGTTGTAACCAATTACAGGAGAAATTAAATTGTTTTTACTTTTTAGCTTTTTGTAATTGTAAGTGTTTGTTTTGTAGTCGTCTGTTATTTTTTTATGGATATTTGCTGTTTTAAAGGTGTTTTTCTTCGATTTTTGGTCGTACACTTTTACGTTTTTCTTGTTGTTAATTTCGTAAATATCGTTATTTAAACCGCCAATAATTTTTAGCTTAATCGTTTTATTTCCATTTTTTCCATTTAAAACAAAAACATCATCATCATCTAAACCATAGATCCAAATTTCTTTGGTAATCTTTTGTTTGTAAGTTCTTTGATGAACAACGTCTGCTTTTTTTCCATCTTTAATTCTGTAAACAGCAATTTTTGTATCTCCATTTGAGAAACGTTTAATTTCGAACCAGTCGTCTTTATTGGTTCCAGTGATTACTTGAAACTTATTTAAGTACTTAAAATATTTATCGGATATTTTTTGAAGATTTTTTCTTCTTCCTTTTAATTTTCTTTTAATATCGTTTATACTTTTATCACGAACTTCTTTCGGAAATTTAGAGAAAGCACTTTCTATCACTTCGTCTGTTATTTGATTTTGAATAATGGTTACTTGTTGGTCCCAAATTTCTTTGTTAGCTTCTCTAATTAGTCTCATATCTAATGGATATGCAGACATGCTAAAATGATGTGGGTTTTTAAGATCCTCTCCATAAGAACGCATGCCTTTTAAAGCGGGAATAGAGCTTGTTAAAAGATTCATTAAAAAACCGTCACTAAATATAGAAAAAGCTTGGTCTCTATCTCTTGGAACGGGCCTGTAAACAATCTTTTTTGCTTCTTTAAATGCAGCCCATCTCCATTGGTCTTGGTGCCTGTCCCAATCTCCAATTAACATGTCAAATAATCTTGCTCTTATGTAAGATGCTTCATCTAAAACATACTTTTCGTCTTTCGCTAAATTTTTTCTTAAATCGTCTGTACTTATAATTTCATCAGAAAATCCAAAATGTTTTTTATCTCCATGGCCATCTGCAGTTCTTGCTTCAATCATGTACAATTCGTCGCCAAATTCTTCATTAAATTTTTGCAATCCTTTTTGTTTTGGTACATAAAATAAAATTGGTTTTGTGTGATAAACATCAATGGCTTCCGCTAATTTATCAATCGTAAAAGGCGCATACGGATGAGATCCTGTAAAAATATCTAGCAACAAACTTTCTGTATAAGTTTTTTTAAATTGCCCTTCTACATATTGGTCTTTAAAAGCAACTGCTTGTAAATATTGCACCGCATTTTTTCGCAAAGCTCTCATTACGTATTCTTTACCATTTTTATCTTTTAGTCTTAAAGATTTAGATTGGTGGCCACCACCTTTTCTTACAGGTTGTAAACCTCCATATAAAGTATCTAAATTAACAGTAGGTGCTAGTATTTTTTGCCCAAAATATTTACGATATCTTTTTCCCCAGAGAAATTGATAAAACTTTCCTTTTTCCGTTTCGGAATCTTTGTAAATTTTTGCTTCTTTTTCCGTGAGTTTTGCGTTCGGGAAATTCGTAAATTGCAGAATACTATCTTTTTTAAAAACATTGGCTTCGAAAACTACTTTACGGTCTTTTGCCGTATAAAAATGAACAGTAGAAGCACCATCTTCATACACATCTAATCGTGCAAAACCCTGTGTTCCGTAAGAAAAAACACCTCCATTTACGTTTTTTGTGGCAGTTACTTTAGAGCCAGAACCACTAACAATTTGGGGTATGTTGTCTTGCACAATGTATTGAATGCTGTGTTCGTGCCCAGAAACAAAAATTATTTTTTCGTTTTGTTGTGCCAAACTAATAATGCGTTTTCTTAAATGATTGTATTTGTCGTTTTGCTGATCTGTATTGGTAATTCCAGAAGTTTTTCTAAGAATATTTAAAGCAGAACCAACAATTGGCAAAGGTTTTATATGACTTTTAAAAGAATAATAACCTCCATGTGGTCCATTGGTAAACATTGGATGGTGCAAAGCAATAATGGTTGTTTTACCTTGAGATTTTTTAATCATTCCTTCAAGTTCTTCGAAGAATTTTTCTCTTGTTTTTATTTCGCACTTATCATTTATTCCTGGATGGTTATCCCAATTTGTAACATACCAATGGGTGTCCACGACAATTATGTTAATATCTTTATTTACTTCGATCTTTTCTAGTGGGCAACCGTTTTCTGGCTGAAAAGTATTTTTTCCTAAGGCTTTTTCAACTAGTTTTTCTTGTCTTTTTAATCCTTTTAAACCACTATACCAATCGTGATTTCCTGGAATAAATAATGTTTTGCCAGGGAAGTTTTTACCAATAGTTGTTTGCACTTTTAAACGATGTTTTGCTAGCTTGTAATTTTTTGAATTTTCTGGCGGAATTCCTTTTTGATATACATTGTCACCTAAAAAAATAAGAGTAGAATTCTTTTTTGCCGATTTTATTTCTTGAGCTAAATACGATAGTGCAGAATCTCTTTTGTATAAATCGGAATTACCAGCATCTCCAATTAGGTAAAAAGAGTGAATTACTTTCGAAGCATCTTTTTTGGGAACGTATTTATAACCATCTGAAACTTGCATTTTTAAGGTAGCACAAGCAGAAATTAGAAGAACTATAATTGTAAAAAAAGTGTATTTATAGAGTTTCATAAATTTTAGAAAATTATTGTTGAATTGATTTTTTATAAATATCGAAATCTTCTTTGGTATCGATATCTATAAAATTTGTGCTCCATTGAGGGCAAAGAACACTATTTTTTTTGGCATTTATAAATTCTTTTGCACCTTTATCTCCCCTAATTAATAATAATTGAGAAAAATATGTTTTTGGAATTATTGCAGGAACGCCCAACGAATTTCCATAATTCGAAGCTATTATTTTTAATTTATTTCTTTTAAATAATAAATACATAGTTTCTATATAAGATGTTTCTATTGCTGGTTGATCTGCTAAAAGCATGCAAATACCCTCGAAATTTAATTTGTTTTCTTGCATGTATTTTATGCCAGAAATAATGCTAGAACTTAACCCTTTTTCTGGATTTTTATTCACAATAACTGTAGTGTTTTTAAAGGGTATTTCTTTAAAATCTCTCTAGAGTTATTTCCTAAAACACAAAAAATATTTTTTTCTTGGACTAAAAACGCTTTTTCTAAAACAAGTTCAAGCAAGTATTTCTCTTTTATTTTAAGAAGTTGTTTCGGTGTTTTCATACGAGAAGAACCACCACCAGCCAATATTAAAATTGCGATTTTATCCATTTTTATTGATGAATTTTTCCTGATAAATTTCGCAACGAAAAAGGTTCTTTTTTTCTGATAATAGATAATATTTCTGCAACAATAGAAACGGCAATTTCTTCTGGAGTTTGCGCGCCAATATGCAAACCTGCAGGAGTGTAAATAATGTCTAAAAATTCTTCGGGAGTTTCTGGTGCGAAGTCAAAAAGTTCGTTAAATAAACGTTCTCTTCTGTTAGGAGCTCCTAAAAT
Coding sequences:
- a CDS encoding HlyD family secretion protein, with product MSNKIKDIELRSEEVQEILTRTPVWMIRWGNTLFLLLIVILLLLSWFVKYPDIVSSEAIITTIIPPQKEFARATGKIDTLFVKNAENVLDGKPLAIIENTANYKDVFLLKSITDTITISKDAFNFPINKLPILFLGDIETSFDLFEINYIQYTLNKKLNPFSYETIANKNSIAELKRRLVNLQSQKLLNKKELEFNQKDLKRSKSLFDKGVISEKEFETKQLEFLQSERNYKNMASSISQLREAISNTNKTSKGTEISQIREEMTLFKNVIQSFNQLKKSIKDWEMLYVLSSKMEGKVSFLNYWSQNQTVNQGDLVFTIIPKENSSFISKLKTPAQNLGKVKIGQTVNIKLQNYPDYEFGVLTGKVNHISEISDKEGFYTIDVSLPKKLITSYKKEIEFKQEMRGTAEIITEDLRLIQRFFYQFNKMVDR
- a CDS encoding DUF423 domain-containing protein; translated protein: MSQQALLFGAFFGCLAIILGAFGAHLLKKKLTIDQLQSFETGVKYQMYHAIVLLILGFQLNSETPIDSYIINAFVIGVILFSFSIYGLVISSANNKKLRFLGPITPLGGLFLVAGWALLFYKFVVLF
- a CDS encoding metallophosphoesterase: MKLYKYTFFTIIVLLISACATLKMQVSDGYKYVPKKDASKVIHSFYLIGDAGNSDLYKRDSALSYLAQEIKSAKKNSTLIFLGDNVYQKGIPPENSKNYKLAKHRLKVQTTIGKNFPGKTLFIPGNHDWYSGLKGLKRQEKLVEKALGKNTFQPENGCPLEKIEVNKDINIIVVDTHWYVTNWDNHPGINDKCEIKTREKFFEELEGMIKKSQGKTTIIALHHPMFTNGPHGGYYSFKSHIKPLPIVGSALNILRKTSGITNTDQQNDKYNHLRKRIISLAQQNEKIIFVSGHEHSIQYIVQDNIPQIVSGSGSKVTATKNVNGGVFSYGTQGFARLDVYEDGASTVHFYTAKDRKVVFEANVFKKDSILQFTNFPNAKLTEKEAKIYKDSETEKGKFYQFLWGKRYRKYFGQKILAPTVNLDTLYGGLQPVRKGGGHQSKSLRLKDKNGKEYVMRALRKNAVQYLQAVAFKDQYVEGQFKKTYTESLLLDIFTGSHPYAPFTIDKLAEAIDVYHTKPILFYVPKQKGLQKFNEEFGDELYMIEARTADGHGDKKHFGFSDEIISTDDLRKNLAKDEKYVLDEASYIRARLFDMLIGDWDRHQDQWRWAAFKEAKKIVYRPVPRDRDQAFSIFSDGFLMNLLTSSIPALKGMRSYGEDLKNPHHFSMSAYPLDMRLIREANKEIWDQQVTIIQNQITDEVIESAFSKFPKEVRDKSINDIKRKLKGRRKNLQKISDKYFKYLNKFQVITGTNKDDWFEIKRFSNGDTKIAVYRIKDGKKADVVHQRTYKQKITKEIWIYGLDDDDVFVLNGKNGNKTIKLKIIGGLNNDIYEINNKKNVKVYDQKSKKNTFKTANIHKKITDDYKTNTYNYKKLKSKNNLISPVIGYNPDDGVKVGLKNTLLVNSFERNPFTRKHIIEAYYFFATKGYELKYNGEYANILDRLNLGFNLEFNSPNYAKNFFGYGNNSYNPEADDFENRNYNRVKIRKLQAGSFLKYRGDLGAEIKLAANFQNFDVERTPGRFLETQYLATNRIFKAQNFLNTEASYYYQHSDNSAFPTLGMEFNALLGHTRSLNSKRNFSYATTSLGVTHKLIPNGKLVLASKVDGHFNFGNDFEFYQAATIGGNEGLRGYRNERFTGKNAFYHTTDIRYNISNLRTAILPVNIGIYGGFDYGKVWGVPNNTIVVPLKSPTPNTSYGGGIFLNAANMLTTSIGAFNSNDGVRITFNLGFDF
- a CDS encoding NTP transferase domain-containing protein, yielding MDKIAILILAGGGSSRMKTPKQLLKIKEKYLLELVLEKAFLVQEKNIFCVLGNNSREILKKYPLKTLQLL
- a CDS encoding NTP transferase domain-containing protein translates to MNKNPEKGLSSSIISGIKYMQENKLNFEGICMLLADQPAIETSYIETMYLLFKRNKLKIIASNYGNSLGVPAIIPKTYFSQLLLIRGDKGAKEFINAKKNSVLCPQWSTNFIDIDTKEDFDIYKKSIQQ